In Plasmodium falciparum 3D7 genome assembly, chromosome: 13, the following are encoded in one genomic region:
- a CDS encoding glutamate--tRNA ligase, translating to MIFIYFFFVTLIIINLNTIESKYLFGYSYNGNPKCPINILYDKKYIYSFILNNNKRNTYNSRIKCAKKSSIIPNEIVEGKVRLRFAPSPTGFLHVGGCRTFLYNYILSKQMNGSLILRLEDTDIKRNTKDSLDEIIKDLNWLNLTWDEGPDKVGEYGPYKQSEKIQLYKKIAHQFVNEGKAYFCFCSKEELQEIKEKSKMMKKKYIYNRKCRDMNNEQIKMKLEQNIAYTIRFKSPLKRKIILKDILKGDIIDEVLEDFIILRSNELPTYNFSVSVDDYLMKITHVIRGVEHISNTFKQILILETLNADIPHYAHIPVITTEEKKKISKRNNEYLIRNLREEGFKPECVVNYMTTLGWGSISKKEIYTMSELIDTFNIHKLNKSSVVFDIKKLKWMNKKYMLEQDNETYVREAEEYMINNNILSSNEYKEFVELCVDIFKYEVHNYSELKECILNALKYEHHVNDPLNTDDIYLKQVSFLLYDWFRKNDVKDNTEYLEMKMIDDFDSLIDDIVKSTNLKKNQVLLKIRLLLTFQSKGIPFIYLIKLWASARKHNIPNYFSLKKRFLHLKNLFKF from the exons atgatatttatttattttttttttgtcaccttaattataattaatttgaATACCATAGaatcaaaatatttatttggaTATTCATATAATGGTAATCCAAAATGtcctataaatatattatatgataaaaaatatatatattccttcatcttaaataataataaaaggaatacatataattcaAGAATAAAGTGTGCAAAAAAAAGTTCAATAATTCCTAATGAAATTGTTGAGGGTAAAGTACGGTTAAGATTTGCTCCAAGCCCAACAGGTTTTTTACATGTTGGGGGGTGTAgaacttttttatataattatattttatcaaaaCAAATGAATGGATCTCTAATACTTCGATTGGAAGATACAGATATCAAAAGAAACACCAAGGATTCATtagatgaaataataaaggaTTTAaa TTGGCTCAATTTAACCTGGGATGAAGGACCAGATAAAGTTGGAGAATATGGACCATATAAGCAATCCGAAAAAATACAACTATACaa AAAAATAGCACACCAATTTGTTAATGAAGGGAAAGcgtatttttgtttttgctCCAAAGAAGAGTTacaagaaataaaagaaaag tctaagatgatgaagaaaaaatatatttataatagaaaatgtcgagatatgaataatgaacaaattaaaatgaaattGGAACAGAATATCGCATATACCATTCGGTTCAAATCTCcattaaaaaggaaaataatattaaaggaTATTTTAAAAGGTGATATTATAGATGAAGTACTTGaagattttattatattaagaaGCAACGAATTAcctacatataatttttcagtTTCAGTTGATgattatttaatgaaaataacaCACGTTATAAGAGGTGTGGAGCATATATCAAATACGTTCAA gcaaattttaatattggAAACATTGAATGCTGATATCCCACACTATGCTCATATACCTGTTATAACGactgaagaaaaaaaaaaaataagcaaAAGAAATAACGAATATTTAATTAGAAATTTAAG GGAAGAAGGTTTTAAGCCAGAATGCGTAGTTAATTATATGACTACATTGGGATGGGGCAGTATTTCAAAAAA GGAAATTTATACCATGAGCGAACTCATAGatacatttaatatacataaactAAACAAATCATCCGTTGTTtttgatattaaaaaattaaaatggaTGAACAAGAAATATATGTTAGAACAAGATAATGAAACATACGTACGAGAAGCTGAGgaatatatgattaataataacatattgtCATCAAATGAATATAAGGAATTTGTGGAATTGTGTgtagatatatttaaatacgAAGTACATAATTATTCTGAATTGAAAGAATGTATTTTAAATGCTCTTAAATATGAACATCATGTAAATGATCCTTTAAATActgatgatatatatttaaaacagGTTAGTTTTCTATTATATGATTGGTTTCGTAAAAATGATGTTAAAGATAATACTGAATATTtagaaatgaaaatgatagaCGATTTTGATTCATTAATAGATGATATTGTTAAGAGTAccaacttaaaaaaaaatcaagttttattaaaaattcgTTTACTTCTAACATTTCAAAGTAAAGGAAtaccatttatatatttaataaaacttTGGGCATCCGCTAGAAAACATAATATACccaattatttttcattaaaaaaaagatttttACATTTGAAAAATCTATTTAAGttttga
- a CDS encoding dynein light chain, putative, translated as MESSEVKKYSSKFEIKGICMNSENCEKVCKISLKAIKENKFEKDIACQIKTKCENDEILNKDNLNDENYLNVIDNLKNQNIGSWQCIVGQNFAFSINYQFNCMIYFQHRSTKLSILIYKSL; from the coding sequence ATGGAATCGAGTGAAGTGAAAAAGTATTCATCCAAATTTGAAATAAAAGGCATATGTATGAATAGTGAAAATTGTGAAAAGGTATGTAAAATAAGTTTGAAAgcaataaaagaaaataaatttgaAAAAGATATAGCTTgtcaaataaaaacaaaatgtgaaaatgatgaaatattaaataaggataatttaaatgatgaaaattatttaaatgttattgacaatttaaaaaatcaaaacATAGGTTCATGGCAATGTATAGTTGGACAAAATTTTGCTTTCTCCATTAATTATCAGTTTAATTGTATGATTTACTTTCAACATAGATCTACTAAACTAAgcattttgatatataaatctttataa